Proteins encoded in a region of the Chryseobacterium piperi genome:
- a CDS encoding MGH1-like glycoside hydrolase domain-containing protein, protein MTEKQRISDVSWKKWGPYVSNRQWGLVREDYSADGDAWNYTNHDIAEAKTYRWGEEGICGFCDDFQKLVFSVGFWNKKDKIIKERFFGLGNGQGNHGEDVKEYFYYLDSTPTHSYMKMLYKYPQNAFPYEDLLQANAGRSKEEAEYELIDTGIFDQNEYFDIFIEYAKESQNDILVKITVTNKAEKESPLVILPTVWFRNTWNWGYDNYKPELSSEEETSIKVRHKDLEIKNVYAGKSLKTLFCDNETNNQRLYQSPNDSKYCKDGINDFVINGNSSSVNPNHIGTKACFLIDESFKGKETKIFEFRISDKDLVEPFKDFKEVFDKRQQESDEFYAEIQKGIKSDDEKLIQRQAFAGMLWNKMYYHYNVEKWLKGDPAQPAPPKSREKIRNYDWKHLNNEHVISMPDKWEYPWYATWDLAFHTISFALIDPDFAKYQLKLFLFEWYMHPNGQLPAYEWDFSDVNPPVHAWAVFKVFKIDEYLNEKPDLQFLESAFQKLLMNFTWWVNKKDSNGNNIFEGGFLGLDNIGVFDRNCVLPNGERLEQADGTSWMAMFALNMMRIALELALYNNVYEEMAMKFFEHFLAIAHSLDNMGDENFGLWDDEDEFFYDAISSSDGSHMYLKLRTIVGLIPMFAVEVIDDEVIEKLPNFKKRMHWVLENKPELAALVSHWEVKGQDSKHLLSLLRGHRLKRLLKRMLDPNEFLSDYGVRALSKEYEKHPYNINLNGIDYTVKYTPAESDSSLFGGNSNWRGPIWFPINFLIIESLQSFFFYYSPDFLVEYPTGSGNYLNLEQISDALSKRLSKIFLKDENGNRPVNSQYPRFQTDPEFKNYILFYEYFHGDSGRGVGASHQTGWTGLIAKILQPKFPKKEIAESQTEMPEDAKS, encoded by the coding sequence ATGACCGAAAAACAGAGAATTTCAGACGTTTCATGGAAAAAGTGGGGTCCTTATGTCAGCAATAGACAATGGGGGCTTGTTCGTGAGGATTATAGTGCCGATGGAGATGCATGGAATTATACGAACCATGATATAGCTGAAGCCAAAACATACAGATGGGGGGAAGAAGGGATTTGTGGATTTTGTGATGATTTCCAGAAACTGGTTTTCTCCGTTGGATTCTGGAATAAAAAGGATAAAATCATTAAAGAACGTTTCTTTGGCTTAGGCAATGGGCAGGGTAATCATGGAGAGGATGTAAAAGAATACTTTTATTATCTGGATTCTACCCCTACACATTCCTATATGAAGATGTTGTATAAATATCCTCAGAATGCTTTCCCTTATGAAGATTTATTACAAGCCAATGCCGGAAGAAGTAAGGAAGAAGCGGAGTATGAACTGATTGATACCGGAATTTTCGATCAAAATGAATATTTTGATATTTTTATTGAATATGCTAAAGAAAGTCAGAATGATATTCTGGTAAAAATAACGGTTACCAATAAAGCTGAAAAAGAGAGCCCGCTGGTTATATTACCTACAGTATGGTTTAGAAATACATGGAACTGGGGATATGATAATTACAAACCTGAATTAAGTTCGGAAGAAGAAACCTCTATCAAAGTCCGGCATAAAGATCTTGAAATAAAAAATGTGTATGCTGGAAAATCTTTAAAAACCCTATTCTGTGACAATGAGACAAATAACCAAAGGCTATATCAATCTCCCAACGATTCTAAATATTGCAAAGACGGGATAAATGATTTTGTGATTAATGGAAATTCCTCATCGGTTAACCCTAATCATATTGGAACAAAAGCCTGTTTTTTGATTGATGAAAGTTTTAAAGGAAAAGAAACAAAAATATTCGAGTTCAGAATTTCTGATAAAGATTTAGTAGAGCCATTTAAAGACTTTAAGGAAGTTTTTGATAAGAGACAACAAGAATCAGATGAATTTTATGCTGAAATTCAGAAAGGAATTAAGTCTGATGATGAAAAGTTGATTCAAAGACAGGCTTTTGCGGGAATGCTCTGGAATAAAATGTACTATCATTATAATGTTGAAAAATGGTTAAAAGGAGATCCTGCACAACCAGCCCCTCCTAAATCCCGGGAGAAAATAAGAAATTATGATTGGAAACATCTCAATAATGAACATGTTATTTCCATGCCTGATAAATGGGAATATCCCTGGTATGCCACCTGGGATCTGGCATTTCATACCATTAGCTTTGCATTAATTGATCCTGATTTTGCAAAATACCAGTTAAAGCTATTTCTTTTCGAATGGTATATGCATCCGAATGGTCAACTTCCAGCCTATGAATGGGACTTTAGTGATGTTAACCCGCCCGTTCATGCATGGGCTGTTTTCAAGGTTTTTAAAATCGATGAATATCTGAACGAAAAACCGGATTTGCAATTTCTGGAAAGTGCTTTCCAAAAGCTGCTCATGAATTTTACATGGTGGGTAAATAAAAAGGATAGCAACGGAAATAATATTTTTGAAGGAGGATTTTTGGGGCTTGACAATATCGGTGTTTTTGACAGGAACTGTGTACTTCCCAATGGAGAACGATTGGAGCAAGCAGATGGAACAAGCTGGATGGCTATGTTTGCCCTCAATATGATGAGAATCGCTCTGGAATTAGCTTTATACAATAATGTGTATGAAGAAATGGCGATGAAATTTTTTGAACATTTTCTTGCGATTGCGCATTCCCTCGATAATATGGGAGATGAGAATTTTGGATTGTGGGATGATGAAGATGAATTTTTCTATGATGCTATTTCTTCCAGTGACGGCAGCCATATGTATCTTAAATTGCGAACCATTGTTGGTTTGATCCCTATGTTTGCGGTTGAGGTGATCGATGATGAGGTGATTGAGAAGCTTCCTAACTTTAAAAAAAGAATGCATTGGGTTTTGGAAAATAAACCTGAGCTGGCAGCTTTGGTTTCTCATTGGGAAGTCAAAGGGCAGGATTCAAAGCATTTGCTTTCACTTTTAAGAGGACATCGTTTAAAAAGATTACTGAAAAGAATGCTTGATCCTAACGAATTCTTAAGTGATTATGGGGTGCGTGCTTTATCAAAAGAATATGAGAAGCATCCCTACAACATTAATCTTAATGGTATAGATTACACTGTGAAATATACTCCTGCAGAGAGTGATAGCAGTCTTTTTGGAGGGAATAGTAATTGGCGTGGTCCTATATGGTTTCCTATTAATTTTCTGATTATTGAGAGCCTGCAGAGCTTTTTCTTTTATTATAGTCCTGATTTTTTAGTGGAATACCCTACAGGCAGTGGGAACTATCTTAACCTGGAGCAAATTTCAGATGCTTTGAGTAAAAGGCTATCGAAGATATTTTTAAAGGACGAAAATGGAAATCGTCCGGTTAATAGCCAATATCCAAGATTTCAAACAGATCCTGAATTTAAAAATTATATTCTGTTTTATGAATACTTTCATGGAGATAGCGGCCGTGGAGTAGGAGCGTCCCATCAAACAGGGTGGACAGGATTAATTGCGAAAATTCTTCAACCCAAGTTTCCTAAAAAAGAAATTGCCGAATCTCAAACGGAAATGCCGGAAGATGCAAAATCGTGA
- a CDS encoding glucose 1-dehydrogenase codes for MEISLQNQIAVVTGASSGIGSGIAKSLASAGATVIVNHSSERSTDEAKAVLKEITDAGGKGITYACDVSKEDQVVKMFQDVVAEFGTVDILINNAGVQKDAKFTEMTLDQWNTVIGINLTGQFLCSREAIKEFLRRGIDLSRSKACGKIIHISSVHEIIPWAGHVNYASSKGAIRMLMQTLAQEYGADKIRVNSICPGAIQTPINKNAWDTPEALNALLDLIPYNRIGQPEDIGNLAAFLASDLADYISGTSIFVDGGMTTFESFSTGG; via the coding sequence ATGGAAATATCCCTTCAGAATCAGATAGCTGTCGTTACAGGAGCGTCAAGTGGAATAGGTAGTGGCATTGCAAAATCATTAGCTTCAGCTGGAGCAACAGTTATTGTTAATCATTCTTCAGAAAGATCGACTGATGAAGCCAAAGCTGTTCTAAAAGAAATTACTGATGCAGGAGGAAAAGGAATTACGTATGCCTGTGATGTTTCTAAAGAGGACCAGGTGGTTAAAATGTTTCAGGATGTGGTTGCTGAATTCGGAACGGTGGATATTCTGATCAATAATGCCGGTGTGCAGAAAGATGCTAAGTTTACTGAAATGACACTTGATCAATGGAACACGGTGATAGGAATCAATCTGACAGGGCAGTTCCTTTGTTCACGGGAAGCCATTAAAGAATTTTTACGTCGTGGGATAGATCTGTCCCGTTCTAAAGCTTGTGGAAAGATTATTCATATCAGTTCAGTTCATGAAATTATTCCATGGGCAGGTCATGTTAACTATGCTTCCAGTAAAGGAGCAATAAGAATGCTGATGCAGACTCTGGCTCAGGAATACGGAGCAGATAAAATACGTGTTAATTCGATCTGTCCGGGAGCCATTCAGACTCCTATCAATAAAAATGCTTGGGATACTCCCGAAGCTCTGAATGCTCTTCTTGACCTGATTCCTTATAATAGAATAGGACAACCTGAAGATATCGGAAATCTGGCTGCCTTTTTAGCAAGTGATCTCGCTGACTATATTTCAGGTACAAGCATTTTTGTAGATGGTGGAATGACCACGTTTGAAAGCTTTTCTACAGGAGGATAA
- a CDS encoding GNAT family N-acetyltransferase yields MVSLHFYKPEDFSGVNYTLDEQQSQYTSTAEFALQRIEERNDGQGFSVTIFEDEKPAGYFVLDFGDDKLELTDNPNSALLRSLSINPELQGRGIGKTAMIKVDDFVRENFKDCDEIVLAVNQNNTSAYDLYLKVGYSFDGKTRMGRSGTQYLMYKKL; encoded by the coding sequence ATGGTTAGTTTACACTTCTATAAGCCTGAAGATTTTTCCGGAGTTAATTATACTTTGGACGAACAACAATCGCAATATACATCAACGGCTGAATTTGCCTTACAAAGAATCGAAGAAAGAAATGACGGTCAGGGGTTTTCTGTAACAATTTTTGAAGATGAAAAACCGGCTGGATATTTTGTGCTGGATTTCGGAGATGATAAGCTCGAACTGACCGATAATCCCAATTCGGCACTCCTACGGTCATTATCTATAAATCCTGAACTTCAGGGTAGGGGAATAGGAAAAACAGCCATGATAAAAGTAGATGATTTTGTTAGGGAGAACTTTAAAGATTGTGATGAAATTGTTCTGGCAGTGAATCAAAACAATACATCGGCATACGATCTTTACCTCAAGGTAGGCTATTCTTTTGATGGGAAGACCAGAATGGGAAGGAGCGGAACACAATACCTCATGTATAAAAAACTTTAA
- a CDS encoding DUF1684 domain-containing protein — protein sequence MKKYIVVFFLLPLLVFSQKTMSKEEREVKKFQDELNAEYLNPKESPLRGDNLTNFKEHPFFPIDMKYRVNAKLIRTENAQPFEIPTSSGKTKLYKEYGKASFELDGKPYTLTLYQSLDLLKQKKYQDYLFLPFRDATNEKETYGGGKYMDLKIPKGNTIILDFNQSYHPYCAYNAYDYNCPIVPDENKLPIEIRAGVMYNDIYHH from the coding sequence ATGAAAAAATATATTGTAGTATTCTTTCTGCTGCCATTACTTGTCTTTTCTCAAAAGACAATGTCAAAAGAAGAAAGAGAGGTTAAAAAATTTCAGGATGAGCTGAATGCTGAGTATTTAAATCCTAAAGAATCACCTTTACGTGGAGATAACCTTACCAATTTTAAAGAACATCCCTTTTTCCCAATTGATATGAAGTATAGGGTGAATGCAAAACTGATCAGAACTGAAAATGCGCAACCCTTTGAAATTCCTACTTCATCCGGAAAAACAAAACTATATAAAGAGTATGGGAAAGCCAGTTTTGAACTGGACGGGAAGCCCTATACGCTAACATTATATCAAAGTTTGGATTTACTGAAGCAGAAAAAATATCAAGACTATCTTTTCCTTCCGTTTCGTGATGCTACTAATGAAAAAGAAACTTATGGAGGAGGCAAGTATATGGACTTAAAAATTCCGAAAGGAAATACAATTATTCTGGATTTCAATCAGTCCTACCATCCTTATTGTGCCTACAATGCCTACGATTACAACTGCCCAATCGTTCCCGATGAGAATAAACTCCCTATAGAAATCCGGGCAGGAGTGATGTACAACGACATTTATCATCATTAA
- a CDS encoding GMC oxidoreductase: protein MDRKKFITTSALGISSLYFLSSNLLFASRPKAYRQKDPIETPVIIIGSGYGGAVAALRLCEAGKKVLMLEMGLNWEKSGIPYSNLLKPGKSAAWLKKKTIAPFMNIFSLTPFTGTLDRLDFENINIWVGRGVGGGSIVNGGMAVTPKESYFKEVFPQLDTEKFYQSYFPLARKELKVNTIDEQFLKDCPYYKFTRVGEEEAHKAGFKTIRVPNVYDFKYMEKEFKNEVPRSALNTEVIYGNNYGKNSLDKTYLKKALDTGNLEILDLHYVDSIQLNPDKSYTLNVQNINTSGNVEVEKVFHCQKLILSAGTMGTLKLLMRSNELNQLPIEKSVGKNWGNNGNFMTGRNWVRPLSGGTGVQQSTIPVGGVDNWDDKDHPFFTEIAPLPMGMDVATALYLMINRVDKKGKVSYNGKTQQLVLDWDVSNTQKMRENADYFIKKMNKANGGTRSHFLFKNGFGPNVCYHPLGGCVLGEATNAYGKLNGHENLFILDGSLIPGTIGVNPFVTIVAIAEYCMENLIQQDEFT, encoded by the coding sequence ATGGATAGAAAAAAATTCATTACCACCAGTGCCTTAGGAATATCAAGTCTTTATTTCTTAAGCAGTAACCTCCTTTTCGCGTCCCGGCCGAAAGCTTACCGGCAAAAGGATCCCATAGAAACTCCCGTCATTATAATTGGCTCCGGATATGGTGGTGCTGTGGCAGCTTTACGTCTTTGTGAAGCAGGAAAAAAAGTACTCATGCTGGAAATGGGATTGAATTGGGAAAAGTCAGGAATTCCTTATTCCAATCTATTAAAGCCAGGAAAAAGTGCAGCATGGCTAAAAAAGAAAACCATAGCTCCTTTTATGAACATTTTCTCTTTAACCCCTTTTACAGGGACTCTTGACCGATTGGATTTTGAAAACATCAACATTTGGGTAGGAAGAGGTGTCGGAGGAGGATCTATTGTTAATGGTGGTATGGCCGTGACTCCTAAAGAAAGTTATTTCAAAGAAGTTTTTCCGCAATTGGACACTGAAAAATTCTATCAGTCCTATTTTCCGTTAGCCAGAAAAGAGCTGAAAGTAAATACTATTGATGAACAGTTTTTAAAGGACTGCCCTTATTATAAATTCACCAGAGTTGGAGAAGAAGAAGCACATAAGGCAGGTTTTAAAACAATCAGAGTTCCGAATGTATATGATTTCAAGTATATGGAAAAGGAGTTTAAAAATGAGGTCCCCCGTTCAGCACTTAATACCGAAGTTATTTATGGGAATAATTATGGTAAAAACAGTTTGGATAAAACCTATCTGAAAAAAGCATTAGATACCGGAAACCTTGAAATCCTTGACCTTCATTATGTCGATTCTATTCAGCTTAATCCTGATAAAAGCTATACCCTCAATGTTCAAAACATCAATACATCAGGAAATGTAGAAGTTGAAAAAGTCTTTCATTGTCAAAAGCTGATCCTGTCAGCCGGTACAATGGGAACTTTAAAACTACTGATGCGTTCTAATGAACTGAACCAGCTTCCTATTGAAAAAAGTGTCGGAAAAAACTGGGGAAACAATGGGAACTTTATGACGGGAAGAAACTGGGTGAGACCTTTATCAGGAGGTACCGGTGTACAGCAATCCACAATTCCCGTAGGAGGTGTTGACAACTGGGATGACAAAGACCACCCTTTCTTCACAGAGATTGCACCATTACCCATGGGGATGGATGTTGCCACTGCATTGTATTTAATGATCAACAGAGTAGATAAAAAAGGAAAAGTTTCCTATAATGGAAAAACCCAACAGCTTGTTCTAGACTGGGATGTTTCCAACACACAAAAAATGAGAGAAAATGCAGATTATTTTATCAAAAAAATGAATAAGGCTAACGGTGGAACGAGAAGTCATTTTCTTTTCAAAAATGGGTTTGGACCTAATGTATGCTATCATCCTTTAGGAGGATGTGTGCTGGGTGAAGCCACCAATGCTTACGGGAAATTAAACGGTCACGAAAATCTTTTTATACTGGATGGGTCATTGATTCCCGGAACAATTGGAGTAAACCCTTTTGTCACTATTGTTGCCATAGCAGAATATTGTATGGAGAATTTAATTCAGCAGGATGAGTTTACTTAG
- a CDS encoding AadS family aminoglycoside 6-adenylyltransferase, whose translation MKAREEKLKQIINWAKENPDIRTVLLTSSLVNPYAPVDDFSDLDVELVFEGMKPYESDKKWIECFGTPISMVEEDETFFDGKHAMKMVLYEDHVKVDFKLYEKSEFIKEVDGETLPEDWDVGYKVLIDKDDLTKELKPPTHQSIMIKKPTEQRFQQLINDFWWDTTYVAKCLKRDDIFYAKFMMEDVIRTDYLVPMLEWYIASEKEWNNITTNKHGRLFKKYLSPELWKQVEATFSGSSIEDNWNALFACADLVHEVGTFLAKKIGSPYPLEMENKVRKYLNEIKEKY comes from the coding sequence ATGAAGGCAAGAGAAGAGAAGCTGAAGCAGATTATAAACTGGGCGAAAGAGAATCCGGATATCCGTACTGTTTTATTGACCAGTTCATTGGTGAATCCCTATGCTCCTGTAGATGATTTTAGCGATCTGGATGTTGAGCTGGTTTTTGAAGGTATGAAGCCTTATGAATCTGATAAAAAATGGATTGAATGCTTTGGAACGCCTATTTCTATGGTAGAAGAGGATGAAACTTTTTTTGACGGGAAACATGCTATGAAAATGGTATTGTATGAAGACCATGTTAAAGTAGATTTTAAGCTCTACGAAAAGTCCGAATTTATTAAGGAAGTTGATGGAGAGACACTTCCTGAAGATTGGGATGTAGGTTATAAAGTGCTGATAGATAAAGATGATCTGACAAAAGAACTCAAACCTCCTACACATCAGTCTATCATGATAAAGAAGCCTACGGAACAAAGGTTTCAGCAATTGATCAATGATTTTTGGTGGGATACGACTTATGTGGCCAAATGTCTTAAACGTGATGACATTTTTTATGCAAAGTTCATGATGGAAGATGTTATCAGAACAGATTATTTAGTTCCTATGCTTGAATGGTATATTGCCAGTGAAAAAGAATGGAATAATATCACGACTAATAAGCATGGAAGGCTTTTCAAAAAATATCTCTCCCCTGAACTTTGGAAGCAAGTAGAAGCTACTTTTTCAGGAAGTAGTATTGAGGACAATTGGAATGCATTATTTGCATGTGCAGATCTGGTACATGAAGTAGGGACTTTCCTTGCTAAGAAAATTGGTTCTCCATATCCGTTGGAAATGGAAAATAAAGTTAGAAAATACCTTAATGAAATAAAAGAGAAATACTAA
- a CDS encoding RHS repeat domain-containing protein: protein MGNLCYLYRYDGRGRLVLKKLPGKAWEYMIYDKRDRLIMTQDAMMGASKQWLFTKYDAFGRVAYTGIYTSSQAYGLAGRAAEQSLADAKEGNNVTRTPNTTVGFTQNGMAVYYDNGSSSYPNAISQLLSVNYYDTYPPYSFNPPRPSTAITDNATANSVSTKSLPVMTLVKNIEDDNWTKNYSYYDNRGRVISAYSINHLGGYTKTDSQLDFAGVPQKVTTEHKRLTTDAKRVIAETFTYDHQNRLKIHKHKVDNRPEEILAQNDYNELSQLQSKRVGGVAIANPLEQMDYKYNIRGWMTHINDPHNLNGRLFGYSIKYNSPEFPASGSGRFNGNISEVDWATFNDGVLRRYNYQYDGLNRLSKGLYSEPYSSVVQNQFFNEELTYDLNGNITTLKRNSKPASGLTAEVIDNLVYNYESNNQSNRLSSITLPSNIANNPSGYNALGNTISYDNNGRMINQLDKGINKIVYNYLNLPNNLMMGTGSLSQITNYIYRADGVKVRKQISGGVSPKVSQTEYLDGFQYQDGVLQFVPSAEGYYDFAKNKYIYNYTDHLGNIRLSYTNNGSGAEAIEENNYYPFGLKHERYNNVGGNSAYQYKYSGKELQTETGMYDYGARFYMADIGRWGVVDPLAEKMTSWSPYTFSFNNPLRYMDPDGRAPYDWVKDSWGWHWRSDITSKRQAMTAGYSDYSNGRTNNIYTTYLGSNGSGIGRSQEVVLGLNRNYTIDGISKIAPDTAPVNMKPVNDFGKFMAGFTAFPLYLEALPVLFSTEAIFTKATISLTSQAASTGDVDLYDFGADTFMTPGAGNLVGGLADYSLKTGEHNIYGITGNKSGRSVIMDILLGAAAGKASEGISNSLKTTGATETVIKNVSEYTVQTTKGFVNETLKPKETK from the coding sequence ATGGGGAACTTATGCTATTTATACCGGTATGACGGAAGAGGCAGGCTTGTTCTTAAGAAACTTCCTGGTAAAGCCTGGGAGTATATGATATATGACAAACGGGATCGATTGATTATGACCCAGGATGCAATGATGGGAGCTTCTAAACAATGGCTGTTTACCAAGTATGACGCGTTTGGGAGAGTAGCATACACCGGGATTTATACTTCTTCTCAAGCCTATGGACTTGCGGGAAGGGCTGCTGAGCAGTCTTTGGCAGATGCAAAGGAAGGTAACAATGTTACAAGAACTCCTAACACTACGGTAGGATTTACCCAAAATGGAATGGCAGTATATTATGATAATGGATCATCCAGTTATCCTAATGCTATTAGCCAGCTTTTAAGTGTTAATTATTATGATACGTATCCTCCTTATAGCTTTAATCCGCCAAGACCTTCCACAGCTATAACAGATAATGCAACAGCCAATTCAGTGAGTACGAAGAGTCTCCCTGTCATGACTCTGGTTAAAAATATTGAAGATGATAATTGGACTAAAAACTATAGTTATTATGATAATAGAGGGAGAGTTATTAGTGCCTATTCTATTAATCATTTAGGAGGGTATACCAAAACTGATTCTCAACTGGATTTTGCAGGTGTTCCGCAAAAGGTCACTACAGAACATAAAAGACTTACCACTGATGCTAAAAGAGTCATCGCAGAAACCTTCACGTATGACCATCAGAACCGATTAAAAATTCATAAACATAAGGTTGACAACAGACCGGAAGAAATCTTAGCTCAAAATGATTATAATGAGCTGTCTCAATTGCAATCTAAAAGAGTAGGAGGTGTAGCTATTGCTAATCCCCTTGAGCAAATGGATTATAAATACAATATCCGGGGTTGGATGACTCATATTAATGATCCGCATAACCTTAACGGAAGATTGTTTGGGTATTCTATTAAATACAATAGTCCTGAGTTTCCTGCAAGCGGTTCAGGAAGGTTCAATGGAAATATCTCAGAAGTAGATTGGGCGACTTTCAATGATGGGGTATTAAGAAGGTATAATTATCAATATGATGGATTAAACCGATTGAGCAAAGGACTCTATTCAGAGCCTTATTCCTCTGTTGTTCAAAATCAATTTTTTAATGAAGAGCTGACTTATGATCTTAATGGTAATATTACCACGCTGAAAAGAAATTCTAAGCCTGCTTCAGGATTGACTGCTGAAGTTATTGATAATCTGGTTTATAATTATGAAAGCAATAATCAAAGTAATAGATTATCAAGTATTACTTTACCATCAAATATTGCAAATAATCCCTCCGGATATAATGCATTGGGTAATACCATTAGCTATGACAACAATGGCAGAATGATTAATCAGTTGGACAAAGGAATCAATAAGATCGTCTATAATTATCTGAATTTACCTAATAATTTAATGATGGGTACAGGCTCATTAAGCCAAATAACGAATTATATTTATCGTGCAGATGGAGTTAAGGTGAGAAAGCAGATCTCTGGAGGTGTAAGCCCAAAGGTGAGTCAAACGGAATATCTAGATGGATTCCAATACCAAGACGGGGTATTGCAATTTGTTCCATCAGCCGAAGGCTATTATGATTTTGCAAAAAATAAGTATATTTACAATTATACTGATCATTTAGGAAATATAAGATTAAGCTATACCAATAATGGCTCGGGAGCAGAAGCAATAGAGGAAAATAATTATTATCCATTTGGACTCAAGCATGAACGATATAATAATGTAGGAGGGAATTCTGCTTATCAATATAAGTACAGCGGGAAAGAGTTACAAACTGAAACCGGGATGTATGATTATGGAGCGAGATTTTATATGGCAGATATTGGAAGATGGGGAGTTGTGGATCCGCTAGCTGAGAAGATGACAAGCTGGTCGCCATACACCTTTAGCTTTAATAATCCGCTTCGTTATATGGATCCTGATGGACGTGCTCCGTACGATTGGGTGAAAGATTCTTGGGGGTGGCATTGGAGGAGTGACATTACTTCAAAAAGACAGGCAATGACGGCTGGATATTCTGATTATTCCAATGGCAGAACAAATAATATTTATACAACATATTTAGGAAGTAATGGTTCTGGTATTGGACGTAGTCAAGAAGTTGTATTAGGTTTGAATAGAAATTATACAATAGATGGTATTTCAAAAATAGCTCCCGATACTGCACCTGTAAATATGAAGCCTGTAAATGACTTTGGTAAATTTATGGCAGGTTTTACAGCTTTTCCTTTGTATTTGGAGGCTCTTCCTGTTCTGTTTTCAACAGAGGCAATATTTACAAAAGCGACTATTAGTCTTACTTCTCAAGCGGCTTCGACAGGGGATGTAGATTTATATGACTTTGGAGCAGATACTTTTATGACTCCAGGAGCTGGGAATCTCGTAGGAGGTTTAGCTGACTATAGTTTAAAAACGGGAGAGCATAACATATATGGTATTACAGGAAATAAAAGTGGAAGATCAGTTATAATGGATATATTATTAGGAGCTGCAGCAGGAAAGGCTAGCGAAGGTATTTCAAATTCATTAAAAACTACTGGAGCCACAGAAACTGTTATAAAAAATGTAAGTGAATATACAGTTCAAACAACAAAAGGATTTGTAAATGAAACTTTAAAACCTAAAGAAACGAAATAA